The DNA sequence TTGGTGTATTTGAGTACGAAAATGAAATAGATAGTAGCTTTGAAGATTACAAAAAGGTTCGTGAAACACTTCAAAGCTTTTTTGATGCAAATCATGAGTATGTAAGAGATTGGGATATAAATTCTCAGAAGCTAGGATATACACCGGAGTTAAATCGAAGAAAAGAAGGAACATATTATGATGGGTATGGAGTAATAGTTATTAAGATAGAGACTTTTTATGATAGTTCTCAGATGGTACAGAATGCAACTGTATTAGATGCTTTATATGATAAAGGAGATCATGAAGGAAAGCGAATTTATTTAGGTGTTCCGGGTGAAAGACTGGAAGAAGGGCACATTTATATTATCAACGGTATATTTTATAAAGGAAAGAGTGGAGTAGATTATTTTGACATAAAAGAATTTTCAAATAAAACGGCAGAAGATGAAGGATTTGATGGTTCTGTAGAGAAAATGTATCTGGATATTACCACAGGGGATGGATATGAGATACCGGAAAGTGCGGATTATTTTCAGAAAATAGCAGATACCTATGAAGTAATTAACAATAGTGTAATAATACAGGAAACGGATAATCTTGAAAACTTATATTCTTTTCATGAAAAACTCAAGGTAATAAATGAAGGAAAATCTTTTGAAGTTGAGGAAAATGAAGAAGATTTGGAATGTGTGATTTCTGATACATTATCAGAACGCTTAAGTAAAAAAGTGGGAGATACCATAGAGCTTTCTATTAGTGAGCCGGAAAATAGTGAGCCAGTAGCAGCTTATTGGAGCGAAAAAGGTTTTCAGAGTCAGGAAACATATAAAATAGTTGGTATTTACCAGGGAGAAGAAGGCGGAGATTATTGTGTTTATGTACCGAAAAAATCAGATTTTTCAGCAGGGGATTCTGTAGGTGATGCTACTTTAGGACAAGTCTGGATTGAAAATGGAAGTGAAGAGGTTTTTCGAAAAGAAATAAAAAGCATATTGCCGGATAATGTTAGTTTAAAGATTTATGATCAGGGATATCATGCGGTAATAGGTCCAATGGATGAAATATTATATATGGCAAAGATATTGTGTATTCTTACTGTAGTTACCGGAATTGCATTAATTTTACTATTTGGATATATCTATGTGTATCGTCAGCAGAGAACCGGAAGAATCATATGGAGTCTTGGAGCCGGAAAATCAGCAGTATACACTTACTTTTTATCAGGAGCAGGTGCTTTAGTAGCGATATCTGTAATGATAGGAAGTATTCTTACCGCTATATTGAATCAGAAAACCGGTTCATTTATTTCTGATGCCGCACAAGCAGCGGGCGGAATCGATTATCGATACAGTAACGGAAATCTTTCTGTAAAAAACAATGTAGCATTTGCAGGAAAAGAAAGTGTATTACCAATATTGTTAGCAGCTCTTGGAATTATTCTGGCAGTGGTTTTTTGCATTTGCTTTTTTGTAAGATTGAGTATGAAGAAAAGAAAGCATAGAAGTCTGTTTGTGAGAAAAGACAGGGGAAGAGTTTCAAAATCATTGGCAGGAGGAGCAAAAAAATATGCCATGATATCTCTGGTACGTAGAAAAGGAAGAAATGTATTATTATTTTTTACAGTGGCATTATCTTCATTTTTCATGTTCCAGTTGTCAGAGAGTCAGGCTTCTTACGGAAAACAGTTACAGGAATTTCAAAAAGATTCCATCATTACCGGAAAGTTCATGGATTATAGAGGAAAGTATGACAGTGGACTTATTATTTATGGAAAAGAAATCAATGATATGATGCGTTCTGGTGATATAGATAAAATGAAGGTTTCAAAAAATATGAAATATGAATTTTTGAAAATAAGCGATAATGAAGATGAATTAGAAGCATGTATGCCAAGAACTACATACGAAAAGGAAAGCGCATGTAATCGACTGATGATAGGTTCCGATTTTCTTGCAACAAATGATATTTCGAATACCGTAGGTGTAAGCGAACAAATTTGGAAGAATATTCAATATGCAGATGGATATGATGAAACCATGTTTGAGAATATGCCGGAAGATAAGTGGCCTTGTATTATTCCAGAAAGTCTCTTAAAGGAAAATGGAATTCAATTTGGAGATAAGATAGGAATTATGGTTTTATATGATGATGGCAGTCTGGCAGGTGTTATTGTGGATGTGGTAGGTACCTATCCGGATAGTGGAATGTCTAACCCGGCAATTTATACTCCTTTGGAATGTTATCTTTCTCCCGAAGTGTTATTTGAGACGGAAGAAGAACCGGCGGAAATATTAAATTATCTTTATTTTGGAAGCGTAGCTTTTGAATTAAAAGATAGTCATAAGCTTGCAGATTTTAAGGATTATTTGAGTGAAAGCGGCTATTCCGGTGTGAATGAAATGAGAGAAAAACGTGAATTTGTGGTACTGAATGATATTGAATATCTGGAAACACAGCAGAATATGACGCAGAAAATGAAATACATGAATGTGTTTTTACCAATCATAGAAGTTCTATTGGAAATTATTGCTTTGGTAATTTCATGTATAATGATAAGAAATAGAAAGAATGAAATTTTGCTGATGCGTAAGCTCGGAACATCCAAGGGCCGAATTTTTTCGAGTATATTGATAGAACAAGTTCTGATAGGATTTGCAGGATGCGTATCAGGCATTCTCGTATGGAGTATCATATTTAGAAGAATAGATTTGACAGGACTTCTTTTGTCATTACTGTTATTGGTGTTATGGTCAGTGGGAAGTATTTTTTCGATAGGAAAGATACTAAGGAAGAGGTTATCGAAAGCGATGCAGGAAGGAGAATAGGTTATGGCAATTTTAGAGTTAAAGGATATATGTTTTTCTTATGAAGATACCAAGGAAAAAAAGCAGGTACTTTATAATATAAATTGTAGTTTTGAACAGGGAAAGGTGTATGCTATTATCGGAAAATCAGGAAGTGGTAAGAGTACAATGGTTTCATTGATGGCGGGATTGTCTCTTCCAACTGAGGGGGATGTCTTTTTTGAAGGAAAATCCACAAAAGATATTAATCCGGAAGAATATAGAAGAACTTGTGCGTCTATGATTTTTCAGGACTTTATGTTATTTCCACTTTTGACAGTTCAGGAAAATATTATGTATCCTATGGAACTGTGTAAAGTGGGAAAAGAAGAGGC is a window from the Roseburia sp. 499 genome containing:
- a CDS encoding ABC transporter permease, with product MKLHIKQGIKSIFRTPKIGVLFCVFFIFMDIILGTSLVFIHMIQEFKNQCKDEYSTIGVFEYENEIDSSFEDYKKVRETLQSFFDANHEYVRDWDINSQKLGYTPELNRRKEGTYYDGYGVIVIKIETFYDSSQMVQNATVLDALYDKGDHEGKRIYLGVPGERLEEGHIYIINGIFYKGKSGVDYFDIKEFSNKTAEDEGFDGSVEKMYLDITTGDGYEIPESADYFQKIADTYEVINNSVIIQETDNLENLYSFHEKLKVINEGKSFEVEENEEDLECVISDTLSERLSKKVGDTIELSISEPENSEPVAAYWSEKGFQSQETYKIVGIYQGEEGGDYCVYVPKKSDFSAGDSVGDATLGQVWIENGSEEVFRKEIKSILPDNVSLKIYDQGYHAVIGPMDEILYMAKILCILTVVTGIALILLFGYIYVYRQQRTGRIIWSLGAGKSAVYTYFLSGAGALVAISVMIGSILTAILNQKTGSFISDAAQAAGGIDYRYSNGNLSVKNNVAFAGKESVLPILLAALGIILAVVFCICFFVRLSMKKRKHRSLFVRKDRGRVSKSLAGGAKKYAMISLVRRKGRNVLLFFTVALSSFFMFQLSESQASYGKQLQEFQKDSIITGKFMDYRGKYDSGLIIYGKEINDMMRSGDIDKMKVSKNMKYEFLKISDNEDELEACMPRTTYEKESACNRLMIGSDFLATNDISNTVGVSEQIWKNIQYADGYDETMFENMPEDKWPCIIPESLLKENGIQFGDKIGIMVLYDDGSLAGVIVDVVGTYPDSGMSNPAIYTPLECYLSPEVLFETEEEPAEILNYLYFGSVAFELKDSHKLADFKDYLSESGYSGVNEMREKREFVVLNDIEYLETQQNMTQKMKYMNVFLPIIEVLLEIIALVISCIMIRNRKNEILLMRKLGTSKGRIFSSILIEQVLIGFAGCVSGILVWSIIFRRIDLTGLLLSLLLLVLWSVGSIFSIGKILRKRLSKAMQEGE
- a CDS encoding ABC transporter ATP-binding protein codes for the protein MAILELKDICFSYEDTKEKKQVLYNINCSFEQGKVYAIIGKSGSGKSTMVSLMAGLSLPTEGDVFFEGKSTKDINPEEYRRTCASMIFQDFMLFPLLTVQENIMYPMELCKVGKEEAFETSKVLAKKAFVPEELLHKFPDRISGGERQRVAIARSLAMDRKLILADEPTGNLDEENTRGVVELLKNLAHEENRCVIIVTHDLEVMEEADEVYHMSKGHLRKSERFSK